One window from the genome of Pieris napi chromosome 12, ilPieNapi1.2, whole genome shotgun sequence encodes:
- the LOC125054789 gene encoding probable peroxisomal membrane protein PEX13, which translates to MAQWTIVALALIGCAVAEPPVGYSYSAPGISHGSSGSLLSGGGHYSSVPVGHQTSEGYHIDPHLLEKIRHVILKDEIHNQAYQSSSSGHGISSHYGAPVYGVPHDRIVGVELESLQQGIQVAQYHQAVEDHSGGYSGGYSNGYSGGYSGGYSGGYSSGYSSGYPSGYSSGQGYSTINAPSGSYGLPSPSSSYGVPH; encoded by the exons ATGGCTCAGTGGACAATC GTCGCCTTGGCATTAATCGGCTGTGCCGTTGCCGAACCCCCAGTTGGGTACAGTTACTCTGCCCCAGGGATCAGCCACGGCAGTTCTGGATCCCTCCTAAGCGGCGGTGGGCACTACAGCTCAGTCCCAGTTGGACACCAGACCTCAGAAGGCTACCACATTGACCCACACCTATTGGAGAAGATCCGTCACGTCATCCTCAAGGACGAGATCCACAACCAGGCTTACCAGTCTTCCTCTTCCGGCCATGGAATCTCATCTCACTACGGCGCTCCCGTTTACGGAGTACCCCATGACAGAATCGTTGGTGTGGAATTAGAATCCCTTCAACAAGGTATCCAAGTTGCTCAATACCACCAGGCTGTTGAGGACCATTCCGGTGGTTACTCCGGCGGATACTCCAACGGATACTCCGGCGGATACTCCGGCGGGTACTCCGGCGGTTACTCCAGCGGTTACTCCAGCGGCTACCCAAGCGGTTACTCCAGCGGTCAAGGTTACTCGACCATCAACGCCCCCTCTGGTTCATACGGCCTCCCTTCCCCATCATCATCATACGGCGTGCCCCACTGA